A stretch of DNA from Thermodesulfobacteriota bacterium:
CATTTCGACCTCCGACGATATATCCGCCGCGCTTCCATCCGCAACAGTAATTTATATAATAATTCTATTGCCCAGGGGAGAGTGCGGTGACGATAGACGAATACATGGCGGGCGTCCCGCCCGAAAGGCGGGGCAGGATCGAGGAGCTCATAGGGCACGTGAGGGCATGGTATCCGGGCGTCATGATATCCGTAAAGAACGGCATGCCGACGCTCGAGACGGCCGGCGGCTGGGTGGCGGTGGCCAACCGGAAAGATTACATATCGTTCTACACGTGCGATACCGGCCACATCGCCCTCTACAAGGAAGGGCATCCCGGTATCAAGTCGGGCAAGGGCTGCCTCAATTTCAGGGACAGGGACGAGATAGACTTCGACGCGCTGAAGGCCGTCGTCAGGAGCGCGATGACTTCTTCATCCCGGGTTTGAGATAAGAACATTCCACTATGCATTAGTCTTTACCCATACCGTAAGAACTTGGCTATAAGCACAACACAAGAAAGACGTTTTAAGAACATTCTACCTTTTTTAATTGGCACAATGTATTATTAGATTAAAATATTTTTATGAGTATAGGGGAATGACGTGGCATTCAGAAATCAAGATATTAAGGAAATAATACAAGGAATAGACCTAGGCTCGTCAATTGCAGAACAAGACACATTATTACAAACATCTAGAGTCGATACTTCGGTCTTTAGTGACTTGTGGAATGATAGAATAGATTTAATTCCAGGCACTAAGGGTTCCGGGAAAAGTGCTTTATATAGAATTTTTGTAGAATTTTTGCCTGATGTACTATTAGATAACAGAAAGGTTGTAATTGCACACGGTGTTAACCATCATGGTGATAAAGTATTCCATGCTTTTAATCAAGAATTTCAGCAATTATCAGAAGATGATTTTGTGAATTTTTGGTGCATATATATCATATCGCTTGCAAACGAACAATTAATTAAAAACCCACTTTATAAAGAATCGTTAAAAAACTGCTCCTCTGAAATAACACACTTTAAGAAAATTTGCTTCGAATCTCACATCCCTGAAATACAAAAAGAAAGGACGCTGTCTGATATATTAGGATGGACTTTATCTTCGCTAAAGAAATTAAGCCCAAGATTAAAGTATAAACCTCCTCAAGACATCGGAGAATTTGAACTCGATCTTTTTGGTAATTTAAGCTCATCCGAAACTAATTTGGAAAAAGAGATACCACAATATTCTGAGAAAATTCGAGAAAGCTTGGAAGCTATATTAAAAAAGGCGAATTTAAGCGTGTGGTTTATGATTGACAGGTTAGATGAGATATTTCCCCGAAGATCAGATCTCGAGAGAAAGGCTTTGCGTGGTTTACTCAAAACTATAAGAATCTTTGAAACCGATTGTATTAGATTAAAAGTTTTTCTAAGAGATGACATCTTACAGCAAGTAGTGTATGGAAAGGAAGGATTTACTGCTCTAACACATGTTACATCTCGAAAGGCAGACACACTACGCTGGTCGCAAGACCAAATCTTAACGATGATTGTAAAACGGTTGTTCGCTGGTGAAGAACTTAGGATATTTCTGGATGTTAACAAAGAAAAATTAAATAGTAGCCATGAATATAGAATTGAATGCTTCTACAAAGTTTTCCCACCTCAAGTTTTTGTAGGAAGCAACCAAAGCAAAACATTGAAGTGGATATATAATCACACAAAAGATGGGAATAACGTTGTTACGCCACGCGATGTTATTGATTTACTGACAGTTGCCAAACAGAATCAAACCAATAAGATCCTGTCTAATCCATCAGGAGAGAGCAACTCAATAATTGACAGTCAATCAATT
This window harbors:
- a CDS encoding DUF1801 domain-containing protein is translated as MTIDEYMAGVPPERRGRIEELIGHVRAWYPGVMISVKNGMPTLETAGGWVAVANRKDYISFYTCDTGHIALYKEGHPGIKSGKGCLNFRDRDEIDFDALKAVVRSAMTSSSRV